Genomic window (Acidobacteriota bacterium):
CAGTAGGCTGCGATCCCCTTGGCGTTGAGTGGGGAGGGTGGAGCCGGCGTGATCGGAACGGGCACTGTGCCGTCGCCGGCCAGCCATGATCGGTCACCCCGTTCGATGCGGATCGCGAAACGCTGAGTGACATCGTGCCGATCGCGAAAGATCCCGACGCGGCGTCCGGCGCTGGGTGGAATCGCGTCAACCAGTTCGATCGGCTCGAATCGCGTGACGTTGGTTCCGGACTTGCAGAACGTCCGGAGGACCGAAAGGGGGTCGGGGCCTTCGACGCGTGTCACGTTTCCGAACGAGTCGGTGACCACGTGAACGCGGTCATCGGGAAGTTCGATATCGTCGAGCTGTTTCCTTGCGAGTTCTTCGGCCTCTGCGATGGCAGCAGCTCGACGCGCTTCGCGTCCGTTCTCGAACAGCGAATCCTCGACGGACATACGCCAGTTCTTGTAGCCGTAGGCGGCCAGTGCCAACAGGGCGATGACCCAGACACCCAGCATCAGCTGATTTCGCACCATGCGGAACGCGACGTCCTCATTCTTGGGAACGACCAACTCGTCCGACGACTGACGGCGTCGGCGGGCTTCCGCCAGAGAGAGACGATTGTCCGCGACGTCGCCGGCGAGTTCTCGTGTGAGCGAGTGACGTCGGGCGAGACGGTGGACGAGTGCCACACGGCTCCCGCGAGCCTTCGCCTGCTCAACCGTAAGGTCACCGTTCATGACGGCGGGTTCGAAATCGGAGTCGTAGTTCTTGGGGTCGCTGTGGGTCGGTGTCTCGGTGATCGTGGGCGGTTCTTCGACCACTGCCATCGCGGCATCGATGGCGTTCGTGACCTCTTCTGCGACGTCCGAGGATTCGGCAGGGGCGTCGGGAACGGCCCCTGCGATCTGGCGTCGATGTTCCTTGGCGTCATCCAGTTCCATGACGCCGAGAAGCACGGAGTAGGCACTCGGAAGGTCGATGCCGTTGAACTCGGCGAACTGTTGCGCGCGCTCATACTGTTCCGTCTCTTCGACACCCAGTTCACCGACGTTGAAGAGGTTGTAGTCCAGCCCGCACGATTTGCACTCGACCGTCGAGGCCGCCTCACCGGGGACCAGTGACTGGACCCACGTCGATGAGAAACAACCTGCACAACGGATGTACATGCCCGTCCCCTTGAAGATCGCACTCGACGGGTCTTACCCCGCCACGTTTCCCAACCCCATCAAATCTAGGGTCCTCGACCGGCAACGGTCAAACCGACGAAATATCATGGAAAGTTGACCGAATACCGGTTCTGGACCTAGTGTGGAACCCATGTCCCGGGGGTCCATAAAATCGGCAGGATCGTGGGTCGCATTGGCGGCGCTGGTCCTGGTCTCCTTCGGCGTCAGCCTCAGCGGTGAGTTCGTCTGGGACGACCGTCCACTGATCGCCGAGAACGGTCTGGTGAAGGATCCCTCCCGAGCGCTTGAGATCGTCAGCAAGAGTTTCTGGGAGACCGACGACCGACACGACCGGTTTCGCGCCTTCTTCCGACCGGCGGTGGGACTGACCTATGCGTTGGACCACGGCGTTTGGGGCGACAATCCGATCGGGTACCGCCTTACCAACCTCCTGATCCATTTTCTTTGCTGCGGACTGGTCTTCGGCATCGCGAAACGGGAGGGGCTGGGCGAACTGAGCTCGTTCATCGCCGGCGCCCTCTTCGCAGTCCATCCGGTTCATGTTGAGAACGTGGCGTGGATTTCCGGGCGAACGGATCTGCTCGGTGGGCTGTTCCTGCTAGCGGCGTTTTCGGTCTATCTCCACGCCGAGAACTGGCCACGGGCTGGTCGCGGGTTGCTGGCCGCGCTGCTGTTCCTGGTCGCGCTGTTCTCGAAAGAGATGGCGATCATGCTGCCCGCGCTCGTGGCGCTTCATGTTTACCTGAAAGACACGTCGAAGCGACGTCGAGTTTTCCGCGCGCTGTCGGCGGCCCTCCCCTTCGTCCCGGCAGCGGCCCTCTATTTCCTGGCGCGCATGCGGGTCCTGGGCGACGGCGGGCAGGCCCTGTTCACGCTGGATCCGTTGAGCTGGCTTGCGACCGCCTGGTTTGTCTTCGCCCGCTATTGCATGCTCCTGATCGTTCCCTTCCCGCTGGATGCCCATTACCCGGATCCTGCGGTCACAAGCCTGTTTTCCGCGCGCGCACTGTTGGGTCTGGTCTTTATCGCCATCGTCGCGGCGGTTGTGATTTACAGCCGTCGACGGTCCCGTCGGGTGACGTTCTGGATCCTGTGGATCGTCGTGAGTCAGGCACCGGTCTACGCGTTCGGTCGTTTCGGCGACGTGTTACTGGCGGATCGCTTCCTGTACATCCCGTCCGTGGGATTGGCGATCTTGACCGGTGTCGCGATCCAGGCGGCAGTCGATCTTGGCATCGCGCGGCTGCGCCGTGTGGCGCTGGCGGTCGTCACCGTTATCCTGCTGTTGTTTACTGCGCAGAGTGCGTCAAGGAGTCGTGTCTGGCGATCGGACACTCTGCTCTTCGAGAACATGCTGAAGACGTCGCCCAATTCGGCGCTGGTGCGCAACAACCTCGGCCTGGCCAGGTATCGCGACGGCCGTCAGCAGGAGGCGACCCGTGAATTTGAACGGGCCGTGCAGTTGAGTCCCGGCTTCGCTCTGGCCCATAACAATCTCGCGGCAGCCTACGAGACGCACGGTAGACGGCAGGCTGCGATGCGTCACTACCGGAGTGCGCTGGAGGCCGCCCCCGAGTTGCTCGAGGCCCGCTCCAATGCCGGTCATCTCGAGTTCGAGTTGGGTTTGCGGCGTCAGGGCCTCCGCCGGCTCGAGGCGTTGGTCGAGTCGGCGCCCAGATACGTGAAGGGTGTCTACGCGCTTGCGGACGTGCTGGCCCGGAGTGGGCGGATCGACGAATCGCTGGAGCGCGTCGAGCAGGCCCTCAAACTCGACCGCAATCACGCTCCCGCCTACTACCTCAAGGGTAAGTTGCTTCACGAGCGGGGAGAGTCAGGCGACGCCGCTGCCGCGATGCGGGAGTTCCTGCGACTCTCTCCCGGCGAGGGGCCGCATGCCGACGCCGCACGTCGTGTGATAGACGAAGCGTCAGTGCTGTCGGAATGAGACGATGTCCAGAGGCCGCGCCGCCTGCAGGTTGGCAAAGGCGTCACTGCAGTAGGCCGTCGTCAACCCGCCACCACCGCTGGTGTCGAAGGAAGCCTGGGCCATGCCGTCGTCCGAACTGGGCTTGATACCATCGTCGCCCGAACAGTCGTCGCCGGTAAACAGACTGAGGTCCGGTCCCGAGACGTTGGCCACGACCACGCCACCCAGCATGTCGCCGTTGCCGCCGCCCGTGCGGATGTACTGACCGGTTCCGATGATGAAGATGGCGCCGGTCCAGTCGGCCATGCCGTCGAACTCGAACGTTCCGGAAACAAACAGCAGTCCGGCGCCGCTGAAGTTGCCGGAGATCTCGTAGTTATCGTCAATGAAGACAATCTTCGGATTCCCGGGAGTCCCGAGATCCGAGAGCGGCGTCGTCGAATCGCCGACCAGGTCGGCGGCATCTCTGACCTGTCGCGCAAAGTCGACGGTCCGGTCGCAGTCGGTCCAGAGAGAGTCGACGCCCAGGGGAACCAGGTCGGAGACCGTATCGGTTCCGACGACATTGCCGTAGTCCGTCGCGTAGTTGTTCGGTTTGCTCACGCCCGCCTCGGCGCTGGTTTTTGACGTGCCGCCGATGACACCGACCACCGGGACCGATGCGCCCGGAACGCCATTCGGGCAATGGGCACCGCTGTCGTCGCCGAGATAGGCCTTGGCGTTGCTGTTGCCACCCTGAAACTGGGCGTTGGGTCCAAGGATCGTGATGGTCGCCGGGAGGGACGGGAACAGCTCATTGAATTCGACCACCGCTTCCACCACCTCGAACGAACGATCGGGACCGGCGGCGATCCCAGAGATCATCAATCGATCGTTGGTGTCGATGAGCGGGTTCAGAGCGTTGTCGACCGGGTCATTGGTGAGGAACGCGACATACCAGCCGTCGTCGAAGGCGGTACTGGAGCGGATCGGGACGTCGTCACCGTAGCCGGTGAACCCGGTGACGTTGCCGGCAGAGTCGTAGACCGCACGTACCCGGGTGGGGTCGAAGTCGAAGGAGCCATTTCCGAGAAGCCCTCCGGACGCCGAGACCAACTCCTCGTTGTAGCTCTTCGGGTTCGCAGAGAAGCGGTTGTCATTGGCCACGGTGGCTCGGCCGTCCTCGAGTCCGGCCTCGGAGACGTAGTAGACCCGCTTCGAGCGAGTGTCGGCCTGAGCGAGTTGCGTCTCATTCCGGGTTAGGAAGAGCAGCGCAACGCCGAGCGTTGTGACCATAGCGAGCACGAAAATCGCGACGACCATGCTCGAGCCGCGCTCAGGCTGCCGCTGCGAACGGAGTCGTTGCGACGCATTCATCTGGGGCCTCTATCTCCGGTCAATACTGGCGGAATTCCAGAATGTCGTAGGGCGGAATCGGCATCGACGCTTCGATGTCGACGGAGCAGTAGACCGTGTCGCTGTTGCCACCGCCGGCGTCATCGTAGTGAACGGAGTCGAAGCCACCGTCGCCGCCGGTGCAGTCGTCGGCGTTGCCGAAGATATTGTCGGGGCCCGCGATGTCGGCCACGATCGTGGAGCCGGACTTCTCTCCATTGCCGCCGCCGTAGGCGACCATCCTCCCCTCGCCAACGACGAAGATCAAGCCATTCCAGGTGGCCTGACCGTGCAAGTTCAGCTGGCCGGTGACGAACAGAAGTCCGTCCTGGACTCCTGGTCCGATGGTCCAGTCGCCGTCGATGAAGACCACCCGATCCGGTGACGACGCCGGCCACGCGCAGGCCGCCGGTGGCGTGCAGACCACATCGGCACTCTCGCGGACAAGGTCGACGTACTCCAGGAGGTTGGTGCAAACGTTCCAAGCTGGATCGATGTCGGCGCCGTAGACTCCCAGGGCGGGTTCGCTGGACCAGTCGGTCAGGTCCGCAAAGGTGTCACTATCCGGCAGACCGTTGGCCTCGTAGTCTGGGTTGGTGTGCATTCCCGCTTCGCCAGACGCTTCGGCGGAAGCGCCGATCGCTCCCAGCGCCGGTACGTAATAGCCGGGCACGCCAGTACCGTCGCAGTCGTCACCGACATACCGTTTGGCCGAGGAGTCACCACTGTCGAAAAACGGCGTCGGCCCGAGCAGCGTCACGGCCGCCGGCGGGGTCGGTGGCAACAGGTCGCGAATCTCGATGATCGCCTGAACGACTTCGAACGATCCGTCGGGGCCGGCGCCGACACCGGTCAGCACGACCCGTTCGTTCGTATCCAGGAGGGGGTCTATCGCTTCGTCGACGATATCGTTGGTCAGGAACGCGACGAAATATCCGTCTCCAAAGGCAACGGGCCCGATCAGCGGTTGGTCCGCTCCGTAGGTGAACCCATTGACGTCGCCGTCGGATCCGTAGGTCGCGGAAATCGTTAAGACGCTGAAATCAAACGTCCCGTCGTCGGCCGCGGCGGCCAGGTCGTCGTCGAAACTTTCGCCCTCGTTCGTGTTGTACAGCGTCATCCGGCCCGCCTCCAGGCCGGCCTCCGCAATATAGAACGACGCCTTGCTGTTGGTGTCGGCTCCACTCATGCGAACTTCGTTCTGGCTGACAAACAACAAGGCTGAACCGATCGTCGTCAGTAGAACGAGAACAAAGATGGCCATGACCAACGCGGATCCGCGCTCGTCAATGCTGCCGTCTTGTTTCCTGGGCAGGATGCGTTTGATGGTATTTGGCATTAGATGTTCTTTCTCAGGACGACGTCGCTGCTTACGGTGTAACGGATCAGATCGCCCGATATGGGATCAGGCACAGGGGATACGGCGGTTACCTGGATCGTGACCATGGTCGGAGCGGTGACCGAGTCCGGTGTGAACATCGGTTCAATCGTGCCGTCACCATTGGCGTCGTTGCTGATGTTGACCGCGACGGTGTTGAACGGCGTCAGGACATCGTTGTCTCGTCGCCACACGATCGCGCCGGCGCTGGCATCGTGACGGATGAACACCTGTTCGTCGGCCTCGTCGGTATCTCCGTCGGCCGTCAGGTCGGCGAAGATCTCGATCTCGCTGTCGTCATCGGAGAGGTCGGCATCCAGGGTCAAGGTACCCACGCTGATGTCGTTACTCGGATTCCAACCGGCGCTACGCATGCGCTGTACCAGAAGCGATAGGCAGTTTCGTGCGTTGGCCTGCACCTCAGCCGTCATCTGCTGCTGCTTGTTGATCCGGGAGTTCTGGACCAACAGACTGGCGAGACCGCTCATGGCCATCGACAGAACCGCGAGGCTGATAAGCATCTCGAGCATGGTGAAGCCGGATTCGCCTTTTCTGGGGAGTCTCATCATCAGCCTCCTCGTACCGTGGCGAGTTGTACCTGCTTGTTACGTCCGACCCGTCGCCCGACCGCAGTGGCGCGGACAACGATGGTCTTGGTGCCGACGGGGGTGATATTGTCGCGAACGGCCCAGCGGACGATGTATTCCGGATCGCTGCTGTCAAAGTAGCCCGTCACGTTGGTGCTGAGGCTCCCGCCGGCCACATGGATCGTATAGTCCTGAGAGCGGAGGATCTCCATGCGCTCGACGGCGAGGGCGCCGGCTCTTCCGAAGTCCGCACCCACCGCATTTCCCTGGATGGCGTAGACGAACATCGGAGCGGCTGCCAGCACGCCGATCCCGATCAGGAACAGTGCGACCAGGACCTCGACCAGCGAGAAGCCTTCCTGCTTGGAAATGGTTCTAACCACCGACATGCCACGCTCCATTACTCCACTTCTCGACCTGAATGCCACCGGCATCGAAGACCGAGACTTTTCCGTACTCGTCACCGCCAAAGACCATCACGGCGCCACCGGCACCGGTGCCGACCGTGCCGTCGGACGAGAAGATGCATTGGTATTCGTCGCTGCCACCGATCTGCGAGAGCGTGACGGCGGCCCCGACTTGCGGGTTGGCGAAATCGATGGAATCGGAGATGGGGGCCAGGTAGAGGAGTTCGTCATCCACCGTCGAGGCGGTGGTCATGCCGTCCCAGACCGCCAGTTGGCGGTTGTCCGTGTCGATGACGAAGCGGACGTCCCGATTGCGACTGACCGCCTCGATGCGGGCCAACTGCAGGTAGGTCTGCACATCGAACGCGGTGGATCGCATGGTCTCCTTGGAAATCCAGGGGAGCGAATAGACGACTACAACAGAAACAACTAGGGCTGCTATCGCTACCACCACCATTATCTCGACTAATGTCATACCGGATTCTTTGGACATCACTATTCAGGCTCCTCTGAGTTTGAATGTATTCGCAGAAGAACCCCAATTCAAATACGTTTTTCGTAAAGCGGTGACAGCGAGTGTCGGTCAATCCAAACAGATTCAAATAGTCCTGACAATTCCTTGCCGCGAGACCCGAATAGGGACTCGAACTCCGGTGTATCCTAGGCATTCCGGGGCCCCAAATAGGACAAGAGGAGATTCCGTATGGAGCAGATGCACGTCGTGGACTATCGGATCTTTGGCGATGACATGCAGTTCGTCGAGGTCGAGCTGGACCCTCAGGAGGCGGCCATCGCCGAGGCCGGCGGCATGATGTACATGGATGACGGGATCGAGATGGAGACCATCTTCGGGGACGGCTCCAGCAAGACCACCGGCGTCCTCGGGTCTCTGCTGGGTGCGGGCAAACGGCTCCTGACCGGCGAGAGCCTGTTCATGACGGTCTTCGGCAATCAGGGCAGCGGCAAGCGGCGTGTGGCATTCGGCGCACCGTATCCCGGCAAGATCCTGCCGATCGCACTGCCCGATGTCGGCGGCACACTGATCGCGCAGAAGGACTCGTTCCTCTGCGCCGCCAAGGGTGTGGAGATCGGGATCGCCTTCCAGAAGAAGATCGGCGCCGGTCTGTTTGGCGGCGAGGGTTTCATCATGCAGCGCCTCGAAGGCGACGGGATGGTCTTCGTCCACGCCGGTGGAACGTTGTACGAACGCACCCTCCAGCCCGGCGAACGATTGCGAGTCGATACCGGTTGTATCGTCGGGTTCCAGCCGACGGTGGAGTACGACATCAAGTTCGTGGGGGGCATCAAGTCCGCGCTGTTTGGCGGCGAGGGACTGTTCTTCGCGACGCTGAAGGGTCCAGGGCGCGTCTGGCTTCAGTCTCTACCGTTCAGTCGACTGGCCGATCGGATCTTCGCGTCAGCGCCGAGTCGCGGCGGGAAGTCCAAGGGCGAGGGATCGATTCTGGGTGGGCTCGGTCGAATGATCGACGGGGACTAGGAAGGCTCTTCCATCGCCTGGAGGATCCGACTCGCGACACGCTCGCCGTCGACGATGCAGTCATTGACGGAGACACCACGGTAGGAACTTCCCGCCAGGTGCATTCCCGGTCGCTGGCTGAGTATCGTTTCCCATTCCGCGAGCCGCTTCTTGTGGCCCAGGGTGTATTGCGGGATCGCCTGCCGATGCCGATGGATCTGATTGAACACCGGTGCCGCCTCGATACCCATCGTCGTCATAATTTCTCGTCGAGCGATCCGAAGTAACTCGGCGTCGTCCAGATCGTGGGCCTCCGGGTCGTGGGCACCGCCGATCATCACCCGTAGTAGACAGCGTCCGTCATTGGCATGCTCGGGGAACACCTGGTCGGTCCAGATCGAACCCAGGATGCGAATGCCGGAGTTACGTGGAACAAGGAAGCCGAACCCCTGGGGTAGGTCTCCGATGGCCGAGCGGTGATAGCCGAGATGGATCACCACCATCGAGGCGTAAGGCACGGATGCCAGCCCGCTTGTCAGCTGGGGAAGGTCCTGGCCCAACAACCGGGACGTCACGGGGGCCGGCGTGGTGAGGGCCACGACGCCCGCTTCGATCGGGACGCCACTCTGCGGAACGATGCGATACCCCCGGGCACCGAGGCCGGCGACCGTATCCACCGCACTCTCGAGTTTCAGGGCCGGGCCGAGTCTTCGTTGAAGTCCCCGTGCGAGTTGTTCCATCCCCTGGCGAAAACTCCTCTGACGGGTCGGCGATTTCGATCCGCGGCGTCGAGCCATCGCCTTGATGATGCCCCCGTGTTCGATCTCCATCTCCTGCACCATCGGCAGACAGGCCGAGAGAGAGAGACGGCGGGTGTCTCCGGCAAAAACACCGGATACCATCGCATCGGCCAGAATCGTCGCGGCGTGTTTTCCGAATCGACGTCGAACGAACTCGTAGATCGATTCCTCGGTCCCGTGTCGGCGGGCCTTGATCAGAGGCTCGAGGAAAATCCTCAGCAACCCGGTCAGCGGCAAGACTCCCGAAGTCAACAACGCCGGAGGTTTTGAGGGAAGTTCACGCAGTCGACCGTTTCTGAAGATGTAACGTCGGGCGGACACGTCGTCGGCCACCAAGACGTCCTCGCCCAGCCCCAGGCGATCGACGAGTTCTAGTGTGGCCGGCGCATTGTCCAGGAATCCGCTGGGACCCCACTCGCAGAGATACCCGTCGACGATGTCACTGCGAAGATGTCCGCCGGCCCTGTCCGAGGCCTCCAGGCAGATGACGGATTCGCCGCGATTGCGTTTGGAAAATGCCTGCTGCAGCCGCTCGGTCAGCGTGAGACCGGTGATACCCGCTCCAATGACGACCACATCCGCCATGCTCACGAGCGTTCCGCAGTGGCGCGCACGGTCTCGACCACGGCCTCGACCGACTCGATCGGCGTGTCGGGGAGGATGCCATGGCCAAGATTGAAGATATGTCCGGGAAGGTCCCGTGCTTCTTCGAGGACGGCGGTCGTCCTTTCTCGGACGGCGGCAGGCGGTGCGAACAATGCGGTTGGATCCAGGTTCCCCTGGAGTGCGTGCCGGCGGCCGACGCGAGTTGAAGCCATGGAGAGCGGTGTCCGCCAGTCGATACCGAGTACATCGGCCCCCACCTCCGGGAGCCGCTCGAGCAAGTGGCAGCCATCCATCGCGAAGTAGGTCACGGGTACACCCCGCTCGCGGACTTTTTCAATCAGTCGCTTGACGTAGGGGATGCAGAACTCGCCGAACTCCCCCGGGGCAAGCAGGCCGGCCCAGGTATCGAACAACTGGATCGCCTGGGCGCCGGCATCGACCTGGGCCAGGAGGTAGACCTCCAGTGTTTCGGTGATGCGTTCCAGGAGGCGATGGGCCAGTGGAGAATCCGCGATCATGAGCGAACGTAGCGTGGCGAAGTTCTTCGAACCCTTACCTTCCACCATGTAAGCCGCAAGCGTGAACGGGGCACCGGCAAACCCGATGAGCGGCACCTTGAGTTCTCCGCGGAGGATGCGAATCGCTTCCATCACGTAGGCAAGGGACTCCCGCGGGTCGTCGTGTCTCAGTCGTTCGATATCGGCCGCGGTTCTCAATGGCCGTTCGATGACGGGTCCCGGCGAGAACGCGACGTCGATCCCCAGCGGTTCCGCGATGACGAGGATGTCCGAGAACAGGATCGCCGCATCGAAGCCAAACCGCTCGATGGGCTGCAGTGTGACCTTGGCGGCAAGTTCCGGGGTACGGCAGAGCGTCAGGAAATCGACTTCCTGCCGAACCGCACGGTATTCGGGCAGGTAGCGACCGGCCTGACGCATGATCCAGATAGGGGACCGTTCGACAGGCTCGCGCCGCGCGGCTCTCAGGTAGAGGTCGTTCATGGATATCAAGCCCCGTCTAGTCGGCCAGGATCATCTTGGCGATGGTGTTCAGTTGCATGAACGACGTACCTTCGTAGATCTTGCCGATCTTCGCGTCGCGGTAGAGTTTTTCCACGGGATACTCGGACGTGTAGCCGTAGCCGCCGAATATCTCCACGGCCATCGACGTGGCGCGTTCGGCTACCTCGCTCGAATAAAGCTTCGCCATCGCGGCTTCCTTGACGAAGGGGAGGTCGCGATCTCGCAGACGGGCGGCGTTGTAGACCATCAATCGGGCGGCCTCCAGTTCCGTCGCCGTCCGGGCCAGAGAGTGCTGAACCGCCTGGAACTCGCTGATCGTCTTGCCGAACTGCGAGCGTTCCTTCGAATAGCGACAGGCATGATCGAGAGCGGCCTGGGTGACGCCCAACATCTGGGCCCCGATTCCGATGCGTCCTTCATTAAGCGTCTCGATGGCGATCTTGTACCCCTTGCCCACCTCGCCCAGCACCCTGTCCTCCGGGATGGTGCAGTCCTGCAGGATCAGCTCACAGGTGCTGGACGCTCGGATGCCCAATTTCTTTTCGCGCTTGCCGACGGTAAAGCCGGCATCGTCGCGCTCGACGAGGAAGGCCGTGATTCCCCGGTAGCCCTTGGCGGGGTCGACGTTGGCGAAGACCAGGAACAGACGAGCCTCGGCGGCGTTCGTGATCCAAAGCTTCTGCCCGTTCAGTTTCCAGCCATCCGCGACGTTCTCGCCACGACAGGCCAGGGCGAATGCATCCGAGCCCGACCCCGCTTCGGACAGCGCGTACGCCGCGACATGGTCCGCAGCGATTTTCGGAAAGTAGTGCGCCTTCTGCGCGTCGGTTCCGTAGCGAGAGAGGGCGTTGTTGAACAACGTGTTCTGCACGTCGACCAGCACGCCGACGGCGGCGTCCGCGCGGGAGATCTCCTCTACGGCGAGACAGGACTGGAAGAACGTCCCGCCGGTTCCACCGTGTTCCTCCGGAACATCGATCGCCATCAGTCCCATCTCGAACAGATTGGGAAGCAGCCCATCGGCGTACTGACCGCTCTCGTCCATCCCGTGGGAGCCCGGGGCGATCTCGCCCATGGCAAAGTCGCGGATCGCATCCCGAAAGAGCTGCTCCTCTTCGGTGAGTTCGGTCAGGGCAGCAGGCAAATCTGGGTGATCGGACATCTCTAGCTCCATGGTCGCCTGGGGCGATATCGCCGGAATCACCCTCATTATGGTGGATTCGCTAGGTCTGTCCACGCCCCAAGATGAGCGCCCGAGTCGCTAGGGGAGTTGGAGCGCGGTGTCGGTTTCGCCCCCTTCTGTGACGGTGACGGTGGTGACCGCCTCGCCGACGACGACACGGTAGGTCCCGGCGGGAAGTCGCTCGATCCGTGCGACCCCGCTGGCATCCGTTGTCGGACTGGGTTCCATGAAGGTGCGCATCTGAAACCCGACGATCGACTCGAGCGGTTGCACCGTCACCAGCTGGGAACTGGCCGGCTCACCGGTCGCGGTCGTTACGGATAGACGAATCCGCCCGCCGCGACGAAGGGACACGACGATCTCCGGATCCTGATCCGTCGTCTGTGCCTCGACGCCCCGGGTCGTCGTGATCGCCCAGCCCGTCGCCCCGACGACAACGTCCAGCAAGCCGGCGGACGGGGATCCCAGCCGCACCCGCCCGTTGATATCCG
Coding sequences:
- a CDS encoding acyl-CoA dehydrogenase family protein, with the protein product MSDHPDLPAALTELTEEEQLFRDAIRDFAMGEIAPGSHGMDESGQYADGLLPNLFEMGLMAIDVPEEHGGTGGTFFQSCLAVEEISRADAAVGVLVDVQNTLFNNALSRYGTDAQKAHYFPKIAADHVAAYALSEAGSGSDAFALACRGENVADGWKLNGQKLWITNAAEARLFLVFANVDPAKGYRGITAFLVERDDAGFTVGKREKKLGIRASSTCELILQDCTIPEDRVLGEVGKGYKIAIETLNEGRIGIGAQMLGVTQAALDHACRYSKERSQFGKTISEFQAVQHSLARTATELEAARLMVYNAARLRDRDLPFVKEAAMAKLYSSEVAERATSMAVEIFGGYGYTSEYPVEKLYRDAKIGKIYEGTSFMQLNTIAKMILAD